One Hevea brasiliensis isolate MT/VB/25A 57/8 chromosome 5, ASM3005281v1, whole genome shotgun sequence genomic region harbors:
- the LOC131179972 gene encoding NAC domain-containing protein 90-like: protein MEDLAPGIRFYPTEEELVSFYLHHKLEGNREDLNRVMGRVIPVLDLYEYSPWDLPQYAGEYSHRDPEQWFFFIPRQESEARGGRPKRLTTAGYWKATGSPGYVYSSNNRCIGVKRTMVFYNGRAPIGRKTDWKINEYKAIEGEAFSSTTGEHPRLRQEFSLCRVYKKSKCLRSFDRRPIGVEIGQRRAQKSQSDGRARASTHPNPEMVETRSSPESSSSGDHGCFNQTGEGSSMPMASLGNDPLWDLDQLHNWFCGGDDM, encoded by the exons ATGGAGGATTTAGCACCTGGGATACGTTTTTACCCTACAGAAGAAGAGCTGGTTTCGTTTTATCTGCATCATAAGCTAGAAGGGAACAGAGAGGACTTGAATCGGGTCATGGGTCGTGTTATACCTGTCCTTGATTTATATGAGTACAGTCCATGGGACCTTCCAC AATACGCAGGAGAGTACTCCCATAGAGATCCTGAACAATGGTTTTTCTTTATCCCAAGACAAGAAAGCGAGGCCCGTGGAGGGAGGCCAAAGCGACTCACGACTGCTGGGTACTGGAAAGCTACTGGTTCTCCTGGTTATGTTTACTCTTCCAACAATCGATGTATAGGTGTGAAAAGAACCATGGTTTTCTACAACGGAAGGGCTCCAATTGGACGAAAAACCGATTGGAAAATTAATGAATACAAAGCAATAGAAGGAGAAGCATTCTCTTCAACTACTGGTGAACATCCAAGG CTAAGGCAAGAGTTCAGTTTGTGTCGGGTGTACAAGAAATCAAAATGCTTACGATCATTCGATAGACGACCAATTGGAGTGGAGATAGGCCAGAGAAGGGCTCAGAAAAGTCAGAGTGACGGGAGGGCAAGAGCAAGCACTCATCCAAACCCTGAAATGGTGGAGACAAGAAGCTCACCTGAGAGTTCATCCTCAGGAGACCATGGCTGTTTCAATCAAACTGGGGAAGGAAGCAGCATGCCAATGGCTTCTCTAGGTAATGACCCTCTTTGGGATTTAGACCAATTACATAATTGGTTTTGTGGTGGGGATGATATGTAG